In Erigeron canadensis isolate Cc75 chromosome 7, C_canadensis_v1, whole genome shotgun sequence, one DNA window encodes the following:
- the LOC122608955 gene encoding uncharacterized protein LOC122608955, which translates to MPSLKTKKQVQSLNGKLASLTRFFSKAADRSLPFFKTLKGCLRKQDFSWIEEAEKAFQDMKKFLAHLPTLTAPIPREALTLYLGASKECVSVVLLADRGSSQMPIYFVSRALKGPEINYPGLEKLALALVHSARRLRRYFQGHPIQVLKDQPIRQVLSKPEVSGRLAKWAIELGEHEITFQPRNAKKGQILADFLAEVEGEEEDVSKVEESPPWTFLRMEPLVLEGQEQVSSSLTQTRKNHLCLRFDFLASNNEAEYEALLAGLRIARKMGVEKIHAFVDSQLVANQIKGAFEASQKTMQLYLEEARKIISEFKKFNIEQVPRSQNKKADALSKLASLTFAHLTKEVLVEVLKEKSIVPKKEISQVEEGECWMTPLYNFIKDGVLPEDKESAKKVRMKAPMYLIMEGSLFRKSFLGPHLRCVGPLQAKELIQEVHGGTCGIHARPILVTTKIMRLGYFWPSLYQDAKEVIEKCQSCQMHAPVSNRPRRDLIPVTTAWPFYKWGIDIVGPFPQGISKMKFLIVAVDYFTKWVEAKPLATITGQRVINFV; encoded by the coding sequence ATGCCTTCTCTGAAAACAAAGAAGCAAGTGCAAAGCTTAAATGGAAAGCTGGCCTCTTTAACACGATTCTTTTCTAAAGCAGCTGATAGGTCCCTTCCATTCTTTAAAACTTTGAAGGGATGCTTAAGGAAACAAGATTTTTCTTGGATAGAGGAGGCTGAAAAGGCATTTCAAGACATGAAGAAATTTTTGGCTCACCTACCAACACTTACTGCTCCAATACCCAGGGAAGCACTCACTCTTTACTTGGGCGCCTCCAAAGAGTGTGTAAGTGTCGTGTTGTTGGCAGACAGAGGAAGTTCTCAGATGCCCATTTACTTCGTTAGCCGGGCATTGAAAGGGCCCGAGATAAACTACCCAGGCTTGGAAAAGTTAGCTCTTGCTTTAGTCCATTCAGCTAGACGTCTCAGAAGATACTTCCAAGGTCATCCCATCCAAGTTCTCAAAGACCAGCCCATCAGGCAAGTCCTATCAAAACCTGAAGTGTCAGGCAGGCTAGCTAAGTGGGCAATTGAGCTTGGAGAGCATGAAATAACATTTCAGCCAAGAAATGCAAAGAAAGGCCAAATTTTGGCGGATTTTTTAGCAGAAGTTGAGGGGGAGGAGGAAGATGTAAGCAAGGTAGAAGAAAGTCCACCATGGACTTTTTTACGGATGGAGCCTCTAGTGCTGGAGGGTCAGGAGCAGGTCTCATCCTCATTGACCCAGACAAGAAAGAATCACCTGTGCCTTCGTTTTGACTTCCTAGCCTCAAATAATGAAGCTGAATATGAAGCCCTTCTAGCTGGGTTGAGAATAGCAAGGAAAATGGGGGTGGAAAAAATCCATGCCTTCGTGGACTCCCAACTTGTAGCAAACCAAATAAAAGGAGCATTTGAGGCAAGTCAAAAGACTATGCAGCTTTATTTGGAAGAGGCAAGGAAGATTATCTCTGAATTCAAGAAATTCAATATAGAACAGGTTCCCAGGAGCCAAAATAAAAAGGCGGACGCCTTAAGTAAGCTGGCATCTTTAACCTTTGCTCATCTTACAAAGGAGGTATTAGTGGAGGTGTTGAAAGAAAAATCCATAGTGCCAAAAAAGGAAATTTCTCAAGTTGAAGAAGGTGAATGTTGGATGACCCCATTGTATAACTTCATCAAAGATGGAGTCCTCCCTGAAGATAAGGAAAGTGCAAAGAAAGTAAGGATGAAAGCACCCATGTATTTGATCATGGAAGGGTCTTTGTTCAGAAAATCCTTCCTTGGTCCCCATCTTCGTTGTGTAGGTCCCTTGCAAGCAAAAGAACTCATCCAAGAAGTGCATGGTGGAACATGTGGTATCCACGCCAGACCAATATTAGTTACAACCAAGATCATGAGACTTGGGTACTTCTGGCCCTCCTTATATCAAGATGCCAAGGAGGTAATTGAAAAGTGCCAATCATGTCAGATGCATGCACCAGTGTCCAACAGACCCAGACGAGACCTCATCCCCGTTACAACAGCATGGCCATTTTACAAGTGGGGAATTGATATAGTAGGTCCATTTCCCCAAGGCATCAGTAAGATGAAATTTTTGATAGTAGCCGTGGACTACTTCACTAAGTGGGTAGAGGCAAAACCATTGGCAACCATCACAGGCCAGCGAGTGATCAATTTTGTGTGA